The following coding sequences lie in one Haladaptatus sp. DJG-WS-42 genomic window:
- a CDS encoding alpha/beta hydrolase, whose translation MVTLPSGEQLAYRERMGETDPVLFIHSNCSSSIHWELVFDAIDPRYHLLAVDLRGCGDSSYAEPVDFFADFAGDIAAFLDAINVGLIHVVGWSSGAAIGLQLELEAPERVATELEAFFEKIEAVSDARA comes from the coding sequence GTGGTCACACTGCCGAGCGGCGAGCAACTCGCCTATCGTGAACGCATGGGTGAGACAGACCCAGTGTTGTTCATCCATTCGAACTGTTCGTCGTCGATTCACTGGGAACTCGTCTTTGACGCGATCGACCCCCGCTATCACCTCCTCGCCGTGGACTTGAGAGGGTGTGGCGACTCATCGTATGCAGAACCGGTCGATTTCTTCGCAGATTTCGCTGGCGATATTGCAGCATTTCTCGACGCGATAAACGTTGGCCTCATCCACGTCGTCGGGTGGTCGAGCGGCGCGGCTATCGGGTTACAATTGGAACTCGAAGCGCCAGAACGCGTTGCCACTGAACTCGAAGCATTTTTCGAAAAGATCGAAGCGGTCAGCGACGCGCGGGCTTAG
- a CDS encoding gluconate 2-dehydrogenase subunit 3 family protein encodes MELTRRDALSALASVGIVAGGGSAFLASGDDGADVSRRQIVETMGAAADVLYPTEVTGIHAFVETYLTRKIDGRPAYRSQLGRAVVELNETAQDWYDAPFAELSVELRTQLLVEMGIPEADPSADPGETTARRLRYYIWNDLQYALYSSPTGGRLVGIENPQGHPGGLTYTKQP; translated from the coding sequence ATGGAGTTGACGCGTCGAGACGCACTTAGTGCGCTTGCGAGCGTTGGAATCGTCGCCGGTGGCGGGTCGGCGTTCCTCGCAAGTGGCGACGACGGAGCGGACGTGTCACGTAGACAAATTGTCGAAACCATGGGCGCTGCTGCAGACGTACTCTACCCCACGGAAGTGACCGGGATTCATGCATTTGTCGAGACGTATTTGACGAGGAAGATAGATGGACGACCGGCGTACAGAAGCCAACTCGGGCGTGCGGTGGTCGAGCTGAACGAGACGGCACAGGACTGGTACGACGCACCGTTCGCAGAGTTGTCGGTCGAACTCCGAACGCAACTCCTTGTCGAGATGGGGATTCCCGAAGCCGACCCGAGTGCAGACCCAGGCGAAACGACGGCGCGGCGACTTCGATACTACATCTGGAACGACCTTCAGTATGCCCTCTACTCGTCGCCAACTGGCGGCCGTCTCGTCGGCATCGAGAACCCACAGGGACACCCCGGTGGGTTAACCTACACAAAGCAACCATGA
- a CDS encoding GMC family oxidoreductase, which translates to MTHTGIPRTDVCIIGAGPAGALLADTLAAAGHDVVVLEAGPRFDPTDRLERMERSIRPGDSGLSVWDMGGKRDAYTSSGENFYPLNHARVKGVGGSTLHWQGMVMRLHESDFAATGPAGGEWPIDYDDLRSYYANAEQELGVAGAVDNPFSPPRDEPYPMPAFAPSHSDSIFAEACEALEITTHSVGNARNSVAYDGRSQCVGYGTCNPVCPSGAKYSADTTIEKAEAKGVRVVTEAPVQRLETTAAGERVEAAIYAKDGRTYRQEARQFILAAGGVEIPRLLLLSASDEHPDGLANSSGAVGRYFMEHLFAGMGGVLSGRETRQNHVGFMTTESHQFYDNDEPGIGPIKLEFLNYAGPSPVEIAMDSAEYGDDLLETLKASYGHNLAMGALVGQEPRKENYIGLDPSETDDHGNPVPDVHWRIGEQEKRTIARANEIQQAVLDELGVDIRWKIGPENTGPTYHHMGTTRMGTDPETSVVDARLRCHDVANLTIASSSVFVTSGAMNPTLTIAALALRAADFVDESLKQA; encoded by the coding sequence ATGACCCACACCGGAATCCCCCGCACTGACGTTTGCATCATCGGTGCTGGCCCTGCGGGAGCCCTGCTCGCAGATACGCTCGCGGCGGCGGGCCACGACGTGGTGGTACTCGAAGCCGGACCGCGCTTCGACCCAACGGACAGGCTCGAACGGATGGAACGGTCGATTCGACCGGGTGACAGCGGTCTTTCGGTGTGGGACATGGGCGGAAAACGAGATGCCTACACGTCTTCCGGTGAGAACTTTTACCCGCTCAACCACGCTCGTGTAAAGGGCGTGGGCGGAAGTACGCTTCACTGGCAGGGGATGGTGATGCGGTTGCACGAATCTGACTTCGCCGCGACCGGGCCAGCGGGCGGCGAGTGGCCAATCGACTACGACGATTTACGCTCGTACTACGCGAATGCAGAGCAAGAACTCGGCGTCGCCGGGGCAGTGGATAATCCGTTCTCTCCGCCGCGAGATGAACCGTATCCGATGCCCGCCTTCGCCCCCTCGCACTCGGACTCGATTTTCGCAGAAGCGTGCGAAGCGCTCGAAATCACGACTCACTCGGTAGGGAACGCCCGCAACTCAGTGGCGTACGACGGCCGTTCTCAGTGCGTTGGCTACGGGACGTGCAATCCCGTCTGCCCGTCAGGCGCGAAGTACTCTGCCGACACAACCATCGAGAAAGCAGAAGCGAAGGGCGTTCGCGTCGTGACCGAAGCCCCCGTTCAACGCCTCGAAACCACTGCAGCTGGCGAGCGAGTCGAAGCCGCCATCTACGCGAAAGACGGGCGGACGTACAGACAGGAAGCCCGCCAGTTCATCCTTGCCGCCGGTGGTGTCGAAATCCCACGACTGCTCTTACTGTCTGCATCAGACGAACATCCGGACGGCCTCGCGAATTCGAGCGGCGCAGTCGGGCGCTATTTCATGGAACACCTGTTTGCGGGGATGGGCGGCGTACTCTCCGGCCGTGAAACCCGACAGAACCACGTGGGATTCATGACGACCGAAAGTCACCAGTTCTACGACAACGACGAGCCCGGAATCGGCCCTATCAAACTCGAATTTTTGAACTACGCTGGGCCATCGCCGGTCGAAATTGCAATGGACTCAGCCGAGTATGGCGACGACTTGCTCGAAACCCTCAAAGCCTCCTACGGTCACAATCTCGCGATGGGCGCACTCGTCGGCCAAGAACCCCGAAAGGAGAATTACATCGGCCTCGACCCCTCCGAGACTGACGACCACGGAAACCCCGTCCCTGATGTTCATTGGCGGATTGGCGAGCAGGAGAAACGGACCATTGCCCGTGCGAATGAGATTCAACAAGCCGTCTTGGACGAACTCGGCGTAGACATCAGGTGGAAAATCGGGCCAGAGAACACCGGGCCGACGTACCACCACATGGGCACGACGCGAATGGGAACGGACCCGGAGACGAGCGTCGTCGATGCGCGCTTGCGATGTCACGACGTGGCGAATCTTACGATTGCGTCGAGCAGCGTGTTTGTCACGTCAGGGGCGATGAACCCGACGCTCACGATTGCGGCGTTGGCACTCCGTGCTGCCGACTTCGTCGATGAATCGTTAAAACAAGCGTAA
- the hisC gene encoding histidinol-phosphate transaminase has translation MQPRDLSSHTAYRAGRGIEEVARELGIDPANLVKLSSNENPHGPSPKAAAAVEAAAPTIHTYPKTSAADLTDALAEKWDVTGAQIWLANGGDGALDYLCRAMLEPGDEVLVTKPGFAYYAMSARYHHGEVNEYPLKKRDDFAQTAATVLDHYDGERIIFLTSPHNPTGSVMALDEVVTVADETAEETLVVVDEAYGEFAEMDSAISLLSDRDDIAVLRTFSKAYGIAGLRLGYAVVPDDWADAYARVNTPFAASELACRAGLAALSDDEHVEKSVETAAWAREYIANNLDAKTWNSAGNFVLADVGDGSAVTQAAQHEGIIVRDCSSFGLPECIRITCGTKETTKRAVAVLNEVLTA, from the coding sequence ATGCAACCACGGGACCTCTCCTCGCACACCGCCTACCGCGCGGGGCGTGGCATCGAGGAGGTCGCACGCGAGTTGGGCATCGACCCAGCGAATCTAGTAAAACTCTCTTCTAACGAGAACCCACACGGACCGAGTCCGAAGGCCGCGGCCGCCGTCGAAGCCGCCGCGCCGACCATCCACACCTATCCGAAAACGTCGGCCGCAGACCTGACCGACGCCCTCGCAGAGAAGTGGGACGTCACTGGCGCACAGATCTGGCTCGCAAACGGCGGCGACGGCGCACTTGACTACCTCTGTCGGGCGATGCTCGAACCCGGAGACGAAGTACTCGTCACGAAACCCGGCTTCGCCTACTACGCGATGAGCGCGCGATACCACCACGGCGAGGTGAACGAGTACCCCCTCAAGAAACGCGATGACTTCGCCCAGACTGCAGCCACAGTGCTCGACCACTACGACGGCGAGCGCATCATCTTCCTCACGAGCCCACACAACCCAACTGGCTCTGTCATGGCACTCGATGAAGTCGTGACGGTGGCAGACGAAACCGCAGAGGAAACGCTCGTCGTCGTTGACGAGGCCTACGGCGAGTTCGCGGAAATGGACAGCGCCATCTCGCTCCTCTCCGACCGCGACGACATCGCCGTTCTCCGGACGTTCTCGAAGGCCTACGGTATTGCAGGACTTCGGCTTGGCTACGCTGTCGTCCCCGACGACTGGGCCGACGCCTACGCCCGGGTGAACACGCCCTTTGCCGCGAGCGAACTCGCCTGCCGGGCCGGACTCGCCGCGCTCTCTGACGACGAACACGTCGAGAAATCCGTCGAAACCGCCGCGTGGGCACGCGAGTACATCGCCAACAATCTCGACGCGAAGACGTGGAATAGCGCCGGAAACTTCGTCCTCGCGGACGTCGGCGACGGCTCTGCGGTTACGCAGGCCGCCCAGCACGAGGGCATCATCGTCCGCGACTGTTCGAGCTTTGGGCTGCCCGAATGTATTCGAATCACCTGCGGAACCAAGGAGACCACGAAGCGCGCCGTGGCCGTGTTGAACGAGGTGCTCACCGCATGA
- a CDS encoding adenylate kinase family protein, translating into MRVVVTGTPGTGKTTATTLIDTDLDVVHLNDVIRDEEGLYSEIDEERDSLVADLDAVREWLADRDNVLVDSHLAHHLTADKAIVLRCHPEQLEQRLLDRGEAAQKARENAESEALDVILSEAVNEHGLESVYEIDTTDRTPEAVAADVEAVIAGDRAPSAGEVSFIDYL; encoded by the coding sequence ATGAGAGTCGTCGTCACGGGCACGCCCGGGACGGGCAAGACAACGGCCACAACCCTCATCGACACCGACCTCGATGTGGTTCACCTGAACGACGTGATTCGAGACGAGGAGGGCCTCTATAGCGAAATTGACGAGGAACGCGATAGCCTCGTTGCCGACCTCGACGCCGTCCGCGAGTGGCTCGCAGACCGCGACAACGTGCTCGTGGATTCGCACCTCGCCCACCACCTGACGGCGGACAAAGCAATCGTGCTTCGCTGTCACCCAGAACAGCTCGAACAGCGGCTGCTCGACCGTGGCGAAGCCGCGCAGAAAGCACGCGAAAACGCAGAGAGTGAAGCGCTCGACGTGATTCTCTCAGAAGCCGTCAACGAACACGGGCTCGAATCCGTCTACGAAATCGACACGACCGACCGAACGCCCGAGGCGGTTGCCGCGGACGTAGAAGCCGTCATCGCCGGTGACCGCGCACCGTCTGCGGGCGAGGTTTCCTTCATCGACTATCTATAA
- a CDS encoding CDP-alcohol phosphatidyltransferase family protein → MMLDKFRPVADRLLAPFVTVAARLNLTPDSVSVVAFVLAVAAGGVYYLAGQTPSYYLVGAVLVFLNGWLDLVDGALARELNVASRSGDLLDHVLDRYADIVVIAGLMAGVGEYAIGFAAITGVLMTSYLGTQAQAVGLDRVYGGLVGRADRLALIGLTTVVAAFIQQVGGVSLVVALLVFFAIIGHVTALQRFYYSMRALT, encoded by the coding sequence ATAATGCTCGACAAATTCAGACCCGTCGCAGACCGACTGCTCGCCCCCTTCGTCACCGTCGCCGCCCGACTCAATCTCACCCCTGACAGCGTGAGCGTCGTGGCGTTCGTCCTCGCGGTCGCCGCCGGTGGCGTCTATTATCTCGCCGGACAGACACCCAGCTACTACCTCGTCGGCGCGGTGCTTGTCTTCCTGAACGGCTGGCTCGACCTCGTAGACGGCGCACTCGCCCGCGAATTGAACGTTGCCTCGCGCTCCGGAGATTTGCTCGACCACGTCCTCGACCGTTACGCCGACATCGTCGTGATTGCGGGCCTCATGGCTGGCGTTGGCGAGTACGCGATTGGCTTCGCCGCCATCACGGGCGTGCTCATGACCTCGTATCTCGGGACGCAAGCACAGGCGGTTGGCTTAGACCGCGTCTACGGTGGCCTCGTCGGGCGAGCAGACCGGCTTGCGCTCATCGGCCTCACGACCGTCGTCGCGGCGTTCATCCAGCAAGTTGGCGGCGTGTCACTCGTCGTCGCGCTCCTCGTGTTCTTCGCGATTATCGGCCACGTGACGGCGCTCCAACGCTTTTACTACTCGATGCGGGCGCTCACGTAA
- a CDS encoding multiprotein bridging factor aMBF1: MAQCEMCGDESGSLTTVKVEGAELQLCDSCSQFGTEVRTQKSSSSSSTKYSTSSSSGKSSTSGSTSSSSSSGSTRRRRDMFDDMDEVATDYDNRIREAREDKGLSQEELAKSLNEKASLIRKLERGDILPNDSVQKKLERALNISLSESADTDSEWEGSASTTTTLGDVVKRKDK; this comes from the coding sequence ATGGCTCAATGTGAGATGTGCGGAGACGAGTCTGGTTCGCTTACGACCGTTAAGGTCGAGGGAGCTGAACTCCAGCTTTGCGACAGCTGTTCGCAGTTCGGGACGGAGGTTCGGACGCAGAAATCTTCTTCCAGTTCGTCCACCAAGTACTCGACCAGCAGTTCGTCTGGCAAGTCGTCGACGAGTGGCAGCACGTCGAGTTCATCGAGTAGCGGCTCGACACGCCGTCGCCGGGACATGTTCGACGATATGGACGAGGTCGCAACCGACTACGACAACCGCATCCGCGAGGCGCGCGAGGACAAGGGATTGAGTCAGGAAGAACTCGCAAAGAGTCTCAACGAGAAGGCGAGTCTCATCCGCAAACTCGAACGCGGCGACATCCTGCCAAACGATTCCGTCCAGAAGAAACTCGAACGCGCGCTCAACATCAGCCTCTCTGAGAGCGCTGACACGGATTCAGAGTGGGAGGGAAGCGCCTCCACGACCACGACGCTCGGTGACGTCGTAAAGCGCAAGGACAAGTAA
- the tpiA gene encoding triose-phosphate isomerase, translated as MFVLVNLKAYPCDPVAVAEAAAAVATDTDARIAVAPQAAHLSAVAATGVETWAQHVSPVEYGSNTGSTLAEAVVDAGAEGTLINHSEKRLKLADIDASVRAAERAGLETIVCANNPAQVGAAAALGPDAVAVEPPELIGTGTPVSKADPGIVTGAVDAANAVDESVSVLCGAGISTGEDVISSRDLGAEGVLLASGVAKADDPRAALEDLVSGL; from the coding sequence ATGTTCGTTCTCGTAAACCTGAAAGCCTACCCCTGTGACCCGGTCGCCGTCGCAGAGGCCGCAGCAGCCGTTGCTACAGACACAGACGCCCGTATCGCCGTCGCGCCGCAGGCCGCACACCTTTCTGCGGTCGCAGCGACCGGCGTCGAGACATGGGCACAGCACGTGAGCCCCGTCGAATACGGCAGCAACACCGGCAGCACGCTCGCTGAAGCCGTCGTAGACGCCGGCGCAGAAGGGACGCTCATCAACCACTCAGAAAAGCGCCTCAAACTCGCAGACATCGACGCAAGCGTCCGCGCGGCAGAGCGCGCCGGATTAGAGACGATTGTCTGTGCGAACAACCCCGCACAGGTCGGTGCCGCCGCCGCCCTCGGTCCCGACGCGGTGGCCGTCGAACCGCCGGAACTCATCGGCACGGGCACGCCCGTGAGCAAAGCCGACCCCGGCATCGTAACCGGTGCAGTGGACGCGGCGAACGCAGTTGACGAGTCGGTGTCCGTCCTCTGTGGTGCTGGCATCTCGACCGGCGAAGACGTAATTTCCTCGCGCGACCTCGGCGCAGAGGGCGTCCTCCTCGCAAGTGGCGTGGCAAAAGCAGACGACCCGCGTGCCGCACTCGAAGACCTCGTCTCCGGGCTCTAA
- a CDS encoding DUF87 domain-containing protein gives MADVETITVADVSDGPGGEGTVGEKVSLPVVEVLTGRGFITGKSGSGKSNTASVVAEKLLSNNFPILIVDTDGEYYGLKEKFELLHVGADEECDIMVGPEHAEKIASLALEGNVPIILDVSGYLDESEAKDLLTAVTKQLFAKEKKLKKPFLMLVEEVHEYLPEGPGLDECGRMLIKIGKRGRKHGLGITGISQRPADVKKDFITQCDWLVWHRLTWGNDTKVVKRVIGTEYANAIENMGDGEAFLMTDWAESIRRVQFRRKTTFDAGATPGLDDFERPDLKSVSDSLVSELKTITDKRAQHEDEVERLKAQLEKKEQHISQLEAELADARDMSRMADQFAQAMLDTTQPSRMRDAEQSGLDNYEHDAPEPDPEPEPEPETPSPEPDFDELQIGGNRPLVKQLCRSIAELDTIERGMLAYYSEHGPAEPMDAYVATGGEADRTIAYNCNATLKDVGVVTHLGRGHYDYSVPQFIEAAHDGRLSDAEFEEIIDVIEAQFLPDLQRA, from the coding sequence ATGGCAGATGTAGAAACTATCACAGTCGCGGACGTGAGCGACGGCCCAGGAGGCGAGGGCACTGTCGGGGAGAAAGTCTCCCTGCCCGTCGTCGAGGTGCTCACCGGTCGTGGCTTCATCACGGGTAAATCGGGGTCGGGGAAATCGAACACGGCGAGCGTCGTCGCAGAGAAACTCCTCTCGAACAACTTCCCCATCCTCATCGTTGACACCGACGGCGAGTACTACGGGCTCAAGGAGAAATTTGAATTGCTCCACGTCGGCGCAGACGAGGAGTGTGACATCATGGTCGGCCCGGAGCACGCAGAGAAAATCGCGTCGCTCGCCCTCGAAGGCAACGTTCCCATCATTCTTGACGTGTCTGGCTATCTCGATGAGAGCGAAGCCAAAGACCTCCTCACTGCGGTCACGAAGCAACTGTTCGCAAAAGAGAAGAAGCTGAAAAAGCCCTTCTTGATGCTCGTAGAGGAGGTCCACGAGTACCTCCCCGAAGGCCCGGGCTTAGACGAGTGTGGCCGCATGCTCATCAAAATCGGGAAACGCGGGCGGAAACACGGACTCGGCATCACCGGTATCAGCCAACGTCCGGCCGACGTGAAAAAGGACTTTATCACCCAGTGTGACTGGCTCGTCTGGCACCGCCTGACGTGGGGCAACGACACCAAAGTCGTCAAACGCGTCATCGGCACCGAGTACGCAAACGCCATCGAGAACATGGGTGACGGCGAGGCGTTCTTGATGACCGATTGGGCAGAGAGCATTCGTCGCGTCCAGTTCAGGCGCAAGACGACGTTCGACGCGGGTGCGACCCCCGGCTTAGACGACTTCGAGCGCCCCGACCTCAAATCGGTGAGCGACTCGCTCGTCTCCGAGTTGAAGACGATTACCGACAAGCGCGCCCAGCACGAGGACGAGGTCGAACGGCTCAAAGCCCAACTCGAAAAGAAAGAACAGCATATCTCGCAACTCGAAGCCGAACTCGCGGACGCCCGCGACATGAGCCGGATGGCAGACCAGTTCGCCCAAGCGATGCTCGACACTACCCAGCCCTCGCGGATGCGCGATGCAGAACAATCGGGGCTCGATAATTACGAGCACGACGCGCCGGAACCCGACCCTGAGCCGGAACCGGAACCGGAAACACCGAGTCCTGAACCTGATTTTGACGAACTCCAGATTGGCGGGAATCGCCCGCTCGTCAAACAGCTCTGTCGCTCGATAGCCGAACTCGACACCATCGAACGCGGAATGCTCGCCTACTACAGCGAGCATGGCCCGGCTGAGCCCATGGACGCCTACGTCGCCACGGGCGGAGAGGCAGACCGGACGATTGCGTACAATTGCAACGCTACGCTCAAGGACGTTGGTGTGGTCACCCACCTTGGACGTGGCCACTACGACTACAGCGTCCCGCAGTTCATCGAAGCCGCCCACGACGGCCGACTCAGCGACGCAGAGTTCGAAGAAATTATCGACGTAATCGAAGCACAGTTCTTGCCCGACCTCCAGCGCGCTTAG
- a CDS encoding aldo/keto reductase, which yields MDDAVNHPPVNGIPALGLGTWQNTDFGACVASVRNALDVGFRHIDTAQYYENEAAVGEGISTSPVSRESVFLASKLWFDDLAYDDVVQTARESLDQLGVDSLDMLYVHWPAESYDPAETLAAFTDLKRDGLIDHIGVSNFTPELLREAQECCDAPIKANQVEMHPLLQQEELRAYCDRHDITLVAYSPLMRGEVGEVREVCDVAEKHETTPEQVTLAWLLEKNVVPIPKATSRDHILSNWESQFVELDDEDIAHIGGISQERRLGDPVFAPW from the coding sequence ATGGATGATGCTGTGAACCACCCGCCCGTAAATGGTATCCCCGCACTCGGACTCGGAACGTGGCAAAACACCGACTTCGGTGCGTGTGTGGCGAGCGTCCGCAACGCACTCGACGTGGGCTTTCGCCACATCGACACCGCCCAGTACTACGAGAACGAGGCGGCCGTTGGCGAAGGTATCAGCACGTCTCCAGTTTCACGGGAATCGGTCTTCCTCGCGTCGAAACTGTGGTTCGATGACCTCGCCTACGACGACGTGGTTCAGACGGCACGCGAGAGCCTTGACCAGCTGGGCGTCGACTCACTCGACATGCTGTACGTCCACTGGCCAGCCGAAAGCTACGACCCAGCGGAGACGCTTGCGGCGTTCACCGACCTCAAACGCGACGGCCTCATCGACCACATTGGCGTGAGCAACTTCACCCCGGAGCTACTCAGAGAGGCCCAAGAGTGCTGTGACGCCCCCATCAAAGCAAATCAAGTCGAGATGCACCCGCTGCTCCAACAGGAGGAGTTGCGGGCTTACTGCGACCGCCACGACATCACGCTCGTCGCCTACTCGCCGCTCATGCGCGGCGAGGTTGGCGAGGTACGGGAAGTATGCGACGTGGCAGAAAAACACGAGACGACGCCCGAACAGGTCACGCTCGCGTGGCTTCTCGAGAAAAACGTCGTCCCCATCCCGAAGGCAACGAGCCGTGACCACATTCTGTCGAATTGGGAGAGTCAGTTTGTGGAGTTGGACGACGAAGACATCGCGCACATCGGCGGCATCTCACAGGAACGACGGCTCGGCGACCCGGTGTTCGCGCCGTGGTAA
- the dinB gene encoding DNA polymerase IV — translation MANRDGVRLPGVPDEDGPARIILHVDMDCFYAACERLREPELVGKPVIVGMGYEPGETIGAVATASYEARAFGIESAQAISKALDTLPRIEDVDDGEAGGYYRSVDLDFYKSVSAAVKAILRDCADTLREVSIDEAYLDVTDRTAWDKTPDGSRTLAEGYARYIKQRIEREVGVTASIGVAPNMSAAKVASDFDKPDGLTVVEPGTVRDFFAPLSIEAVHGIGPVTARSLRDLGIETAGDLADADRDQLVDRFGERGRELYERANGRDTRVVEPVGKPKSFSRESAFPPTAEPSEHQETVSRLAEAVAERADREGALYQTIGIKVVTPPFDVHTRARSLPGPVQDPDLVESVARSLLTEFEGETARKLGVRVSKLSFADEEQASLDSWSGGDEVPDEPREKPTLDHEAARQGQQSLTDF, via the coding sequence ATGGCCAATCGAGATGGTGTCCGATTGCCTGGGGTTCCCGACGAGGACGGCCCCGCGCGCATCATCTTGCACGTCGATATGGACTGTTTTTACGCCGCCTGCGAGCGCTTGCGAGAGCCTGAACTGGTCGGCAAGCCCGTCATCGTCGGCATGGGCTACGAACCCGGCGAGACGATTGGCGCGGTGGCGACGGCGAGCTACGAAGCACGCGCGTTCGGAATCGAAAGTGCCCAAGCCATCTCAAAGGCGCTCGACACCCTCCCGCGCATCGAAGACGTTGACGACGGCGAGGCTGGTGGGTACTATCGGTCTGTGGACCTCGACTTTTACAAGTCGGTGAGCGCAGCGGTCAAAGCCATTCTGCGCGACTGCGCGGACACGCTCAGAGAAGTGAGCATCGACGAAGCCTATCTCGACGTGACCGACCGCACCGCATGGGATAAAACCCCGGATGGAAGCAGAACGCTCGCCGAAGGCTACGCCCGTTACATCAAACAGCGCATCGAACGCGAGGTGGGCGTGACCGCGAGCATCGGCGTCGCGCCAAACATGAGCGCAGCCAAGGTCGCAAGCGACTTCGACAAGCCGGACGGCTTGACCGTCGTTGAGCCGGGAACCGTCCGCGACTTCTTCGCACCGCTCTCCATCGAAGCAGTCCACGGAATTGGCCCAGTCACGGCGCGCTCGCTACGTGACCTCGGCATCGAGACGGCGGGTGACCTCGCTGACGCAGACCGCGACCAACTCGTAGACCGGTTTGGGGAACGCGGCCGCGAACTCTACGAGCGAGCGAACGGGAGAGACACGCGCGTCGTCGAACCGGTTGGCAAGCCAAAGAGTTTCTCCAGAGAGTCTGCGTTTCCGCCGACGGCGGAACCGAGCGAGCACCAAGAGACGGTTTCTCGGCTCGCTGAAGCGGTCGCCGAGCGCGCAGACCGTGAAGGCGCGCTCTACCAAACGATTGGTATCAAGGTGGTGACGCCGCCGTTCGATGTACACACACGCGCGCGGTCGTTGCCCGGCCCCGTCCAAGACCCGGACCTCGTCGAGTCGGTGGCGCGCTCGTTGCTCACCGAATTCGAAGGCGAAACGGCGCGCAAACTCGGCGTTCGCGTCTCGAAGCTCTCGTTTGCGGACGAAGAACAGGCGAGTCTCGATAGTTGGAGTGGTGGTGACGAGGTTCCTGATGAGCCACGAGAAAAACCGACGCTCGACCACGAAGCAGCCCGACAGGGCCAACAGTCACTAACTGATTTCTAA